The proteins below are encoded in one region of Myxococcales bacterium:
- a CDS encoding aspartate kinase, which translates to MALVVQKYGGTSVGTLERIQKVAERVAKTRASGKDVAVVVSAMSGETNRLLAMSQQLAVSPEAREVDALVSTGEQVTAALLSIVLNNMGVPARSLLGHQVRILTDNAFTKARIRTIESAKLNETLEQGRVAVIPGFQGMDKDGNITTLGRGGSDTTAVAIAAATGAECCEIYTDVDGVYTTDPNICKNAQKIEQISYEEMLELASLGAKVLQIRSVEIAMKYAVPVHVRSSFSDRPGTWVVPEDNLEAVVVAGVTYDKNETKLTIRAVPDHPGIVASVFEPLSEANISVDMIIQNVSAQGSTDLTFTCTKSDVKRAKEIAESVSRAVGGGEIVVDEAVVKVSIVGAGMRSHAGVAAKTFRILADESINIIAISTSEIKVSVLIHSKYAELAVHALHQGFGLGKNSTQPPA; encoded by the coding sequence ATGGCCTTGGTGGTTCAAAAATACGGCGGCACGAGCGTCGGCACTCTCGAGCGCATTCAAAAAGTAGCCGAGCGTGTGGCGAAGACTCGCGCCTCGGGCAAAGACGTCGCTGTGGTGGTTAGCGCCATGTCAGGCGAAACCAATCGTTTGCTTGCGATGAGTCAGCAGCTCGCAGTGAGCCCTGAAGCACGCGAAGTCGATGCGCTGGTATCCACCGGCGAGCAGGTCACAGCAGCCTTGCTTTCGATCGTGCTGAACAACATGGGTGTGCCCGCACGATCGCTTCTCGGTCATCAAGTTCGTATTTTAACCGACAATGCCTTTACCAAAGCGCGCATTCGCACCATCGAAAGTGCCAAGCTCAACGAGACCTTAGAGCAGGGCAGGGTCGCTGTAATTCCCGGTTTTCAGGGCATGGACAAGGATGGCAACATCACCACCCTTGGCCGTGGAGGCTCCGATACCACGGCCGTAGCCATTGCCGCAGCCACCGGGGCTGAATGTTGTGAGATTTATACAGACGTCGATGGCGTTTACACCACCGACCCCAATATCTGCAAAAACGCCCAGAAAATCGAACAAATTAGCTACGAAGAAATGCTGGAACTGGCGTCGCTGGGTGCGAAAGTTCTGCAAATTAGATCAGTTGAAATTGCCATGAAATATGCGGTACCAGTGCATGTGCGCTCAAGCTTTTCCGATAGACCAGGAACCTGGGTCGTTCCCGAAGACAATCTCGAAGCCGTGGTTGTTGCTGGGGTGACCTACGATAAAAACGAAACCAAACTCACCATCCGTGCAGTGCCCGATCATCCCGGCATTGTGGCCTCGGTGTTTGAACCTCTTTCCGAGGCAAACATTTCAGTCGACATGATCATTCAAAACGTCTCGGCTCAAGGCAGCACCGACTTAACTTTCACCTGCACCAAGAGCGATGTGAAACGCGCCAAGGAAATTGCCGAGAGTGTTTCCAGGGCAGTCGGCGGCGGCGAAATCGTTGTGGATGAAGCAGTCGTTAAAGTCTCCATCGTAGGCGCGGGCATGCGCTCGCATGCAGGCGTCGCAGCGAAAACTTTTCGCATCTTGGCCGACGAGAGCATCAACATCATTGCGATTAGCACAAGCGAAATCAAAGTCTCGGTGCTGATTCATTCCAAGTACGCCGAACTTGCCGTGCACGCGCTTCATCAAGGCTTTGGCCTGGGAAAGAATTCGACGCAACCACCCGCATAA
- a CDS encoding helix-hairpin-helix domain-containing protein, with the protein MASQGCLDPNAASAEQLALLPGLGPKRAQAIYTFRAQHGSFASIRELDEVSGIGKKTLERLEPYLCINPAEFAKTR; encoded by the coding sequence ATGGCGAGCCAAGGCTGCTTGGATCCAAACGCTGCAAGCGCCGAGCAGCTCGCGCTGCTACCGGGCCTTGGTCCAAAACGCGCTCAAGCTATTTACACGTTTCGCGCTCAACACGGCTCCTTTGCATCGATACGCGAGCTTGACGAAGTAAGTGGCATCGGAAAAAAAACGCTCGAACGCCTCGAGCCCTATCTATGTATCAATCCCGCAGAGTTCGCAAAAACTCGTTAA